GTGCTGCTCTCGGACGAGGCGACCTCCGCCCTCGATCCCGAGACCACGAACCAGATCCTCGCCCTGCTGCGCAAGGTGAATGCCGAACTGAACCTCACCGTCCTGCTCATCACCCACGAGATGGCCGTCATCAAGTCGGTGGCCGACCGCGTGGCGGTGCTGGACGGCGGGCGCATCGTCGAGGAAGGCCGCACCTTCGAGATCTTCGCGCGGCCCCGTCACCCGACGACCCGCTCCTTCCTCTCGGCCCTCACCGGCGCCACCCTGCCGGCCTATTTCGTGGACCGGCTGAAGCCCGATTACACGCCGGGTGCGGAGGCGGTGCTGCGCATCGTCTTCACCGGCGCCCATGCCACCGATCCCGTGCTCTCGCGGGTGGCCCGCGACCTCGGCATCGACATCAACATCATCCAGGCCCAGGTGGACGACATCGCCGGCGAGCCGTTCGGCGTCATCGTCGTCTCCGTTCCCGGCGACCCGCAGACGCTGAGCGGCGTCGTCGCCACGGTGGAGGGCCTCGGCCATGCCACGGAGGTGGTCGGCTATGTTTGAGATCCTTCCCCCCGCCATCGTCGATCTGCTGATCGAGGCCACGAAGCAGACCCTCTACATGGTGGCGGTCGCCGGCTTCATCGGCACGCTCATCGGCCTGCCGCTGGGCGTGTTCCTCGCCACCAGCCGCTCGGGCGAGCTGTTCGCGGCGCCGTGGCTGAACCACATCCTCGGCCTTGTGGTGAATGCGGCGCGCTCCACGCCCTTCATCATCCTCGTGGTGGCCATCATCCCCTTCACCCGGCTCATCGCCGGCACCTCCATCGGCACCAATGCGGCCATCGTGCCCCTGACGGTGGCGGCGGCCCCCTTCATCGCCCGCCTCATCGAGGCGTCCATCCGCGAGGTGGATCAGGGCCTCGTGGAAGCCGCCCGCGCCATGGGGGCGACGCCGCTCCAGATCGTGCGCAAGGTGCTGCTGCCCGAAGCCCTGCCCTCCATCACGCTCGCCCTCACCCTCGCGGTGGTGAGCCTGCTCGGCTACTCGGCCATGGTCGGAGCGGTGGGCGGTGGCGGCCTCGGCGACCTCGGCATCCGCTTCGGCTACCAGCGCTTCATGCCGGACGTGATGCTGGCGGTGGTGATCGTTCTCATCCTGCTGGTGCAGGGCGTGCAGAGCCTCGGCGACTTCGCCGCCCGCCGCCTCGACAAGCGCAATCGCAACTGATCAAGACCCCAAGGAGACTTCCCATGTTGCTGCGTCACGCTCCCCTGCGGAGCCTCGCCGTGGCCCTGGCCTTCGGCCTCGGCATCGGTGCGGCCAGCGCCGAGACCATCAAGGTCGGCGTCACCCCCGGCCCGCACGCCCAGATCCTGGAAGCGGTGAAGCCCATCGCCGCCAAGCAGGGCCTCGACATCCAGATCGTCGAATTCTCCGATTATGTGGTGCCGAACACGGCGCTCGCCGCCGGCGAGATCCAGGCGAACTCCTTCCAGCACCAGCCCTATCTGGACAATCAGAAGGCCGACCGCGGCTTCAAGCTCGTCTCCGTGGGCACCACGGTGAACTTCCCGATCGGCATCTATTCCAAGAAGTACAAGACCTTCGACGAAGTGCCGGTCGGCGGCACCGTCGCCATCCCGAACGATCCCACAAACGGCGGCCGCGTGCTGCTGCTCCTGCAGGACAAGGGCATCATCAAGCTGCGCGACGGCGTCGGCTTCAAGCCCTCGGTGGCGGACATCACCGCCAACCCGAAGAAGCTGAAGATCGTCGAGATCGACGCCGCCCAGCTGCCGCGCTCCCTGCCCGACGTGGACGCCGCCGGCATCAACACCAATTATGCCAAAGAAGCCGGCCTCGACCCGGTGAAGGACCCGATCCTGCGCGAGGATCCGAAGGGCCCCTACGTCAACGTCATCGCCGTGCGTGAGCAGGACAAGGACAAGCCCTGGGTCGCCATTCTCGTGAAGAGCTACCAGTCTCCCGAGGTGAAGCAGTTCATCCAGGACACCTTCAAGGGCTCGGTGCTCTCCAGCTGGTGAGCCTGCGGCAGACCTGAAGATGCGAACGGCCCGGACCTGCGTCCGGGCCGTTTTCTTTTGGGGAGAGGGTCAGAACCCGGCGCCGAGATTGGCGACCACGCGTTCGCGGGCGGCGCGGATCAGCTCCCGGTAATCGGCATCCTTGGGCTCGTCGAGCGCCTGCTCGAAGGCCGACATGAGCGACCAGAGCGCGGCGATCTCGCCGGGATGCTCCAGAAGGTCGCGCACGCCGTCGGCGTCGTGGCGGTCCATCATCCGCGCCAGCATGTCGAAGACCACGAGGGCTGCGGCATGGTCGAGTTTCAGCACCACCGCCTCGGGCGGCGTGCCAAGGCCGGCCAGCACGGGCGGCTGGGCGGGCGAAGGCGAAAGATCAAGCGGAATGGACATGGAAGCGGACCCTGGCATTCGGTGCGCAATTTTCACTGTCTAAGGGACTTCTGTGTCGGGCGCGCGACAAGATCACGCCAACACTTGTTGCTGTCCTGAGCTTTCTGGGGAGGTGCAGGACATGACGCAGGGGCCTGAAAGCCCTGCGTCCATCCCGGGTCTCAGGAGCTTGCCTCCGCCGCCTTGCACGCGGCGGCTGCGGCGGTGCGCGTGGCCTTTGCCTCCGCGACGGCGGTGTTCTCGCCGGCGGCGGTCGAGCGCACTGTCACTTCGACCTTGCCCTCCCCGGAGCCGCAGATCTCCTGGATGGAGCGTTCCACCGGCTTCACGTCCGCACCCTCGTCCGCCGCGCCGCGCGCCTCGTCCGCCAGTCGCGCATATTCCGCGCGCAGCTTCTCCAGCGTCTCCTCGTCAAGATCCTCGAGGTCCAGGAGCGCCTTGCGCGGCCCTTCGAGGCGCGCGATCAGTTCATCCAGCTTGATCTGGAGGGCGGCGGTGTCGCGGTTCTGGCTGTTCTGGATCAGGAACACCATCAGGAAGGTGATGATGGTGGTCGAGGTGTTGATGATGAGCTGCCACGTGTCGTTGTAGCCAAACAGCGGCCCGGTCGCGCCCCAGATGAGGATGACCACCACCGCGCCGATGAAGGTCACGGGCTTGCCGGCCGCCTTCGAGACACCCTGCGAAATGCGGGTAAAGAGCGGACGGGGGGCCGGACCTGTCCTAAGGTCATCTCCGAGCGCTTGCTCCGTATGGGTTTGTCCAGCCATGGTCCTGCTCCGTATCTGGTGCGGGAGGAACGCGAGCGCGGCAGCGGGAGTTCCTGTACGGCAACGCTCCCGCCGGAGGTATTGATGACCGTCCAGATGATCCTTTTGCCCCTCTTCGTGCAGGTGGCGCTGACCTTTGTGGTGCTGTTCGTGATGGGCGCCCGGCGCCGCACCGCCATCCGTGGCAAGGCCGTGGACCGGGAGGCGGTGTGGGACGACAGCCTGTTTCCGCGCGAAGCCCGCGCACCGGCGAACAATTTCCGCAACCAGTTCGAACTGCCGGTCCTGTTCTATGTGGTGACGGTGCTGGCGCTGGTGACGCGCAAGGCGGACCTGCTGTTCGTCATCCTCGCATGGGTCTTCGTCCTCTCCCGCGTCGCCCATGCCCTCGTGCATTGCACGTCCAACGACATCCGGCTGCGCTTCCCCGCCTTCCTCGTGGGCGTCATCGCCTTGCTCGCCATGTGGGTTCTCTACGCTCTGGCGATCCTGCTCAACGTGTGAGCGCACGTGCCGGGACGGGAACGGAGACGCCCCCCTGCACCACCGCTTCCCCGACCGCCTGCCGCAGGATGGCCTCCAGATGCCGGACCGCCGGTGACGGCTCCCGTTCGGGGCGATGGAGCATGAGGCCGAGCGTGGGCAGTTGCGGCAACCCGTGCGTTGCGGGATCGAGCACGTGCACGCCCGACGGACGGCCGATCTGCGTCCGCAGGACAATCCCGAGGCCCGCGGCCGCCGCCGCCCAGAGGCCGCTGAGGCTCGGGCTGACAAAGGCGAGGCGCCACGCCATCCCCTGCCGGTCGAGATGCGACGCGGCGAGGGTGCGCAGCAGGCAAGGCGCCTCAAGGGCCGCCAGCGGCAGAGGCTCGGTGCCGCCCGCTCGCCAGGAGGCGACGCCATCCTGCGCGGCGAGCCAGCAGAGCGGCACCTCGGCGAGGCGTTCGGCATGGCCCGCCCGCTCGCCCCCATCCCAGGCCAGCGCGAGGTCGAGATGCCCTGAGAGCGTCTTGTCCACCAGTTCGCTGTTGCGCGCGATCCGACTCTCGATGCGCACCTTCGGGTGCGCCCGCGCGAAGCGGCCGAGCACATGGGGCAGGATGGCCTCGCCGAAATCCTCCTGAAGGCCGAGCCGGACCCAGCCTTCCAGTTCCACGCCCCGCAACGCGGTCAGCGCCTCGTCATTCAGATCGAGGAGGCGCCGCGCATAGGAAAGCAACGTCTCGCCCGCATCGGTCAGAGCCAGGCCACGCCCCGCCTTGCGCACCAGAGCGACGCCCGCCTGCTCCTCCAGTTTCTTCAACTGCGCACTCACCGCCGAGGTGGAGCGTCCCAGACGGTCCGAGGCGCGCGCGAAGGAGCCCAGTTCGAAACCCGCAACGAAGCTGCGCAGGGCGTCCATATCCAGATTGGGGATCTGCATCATCAATCCTGAAAATCAGGACATATGGTCCATAATAATCTGATTTTCGGGATCATTCTGGAAGCCGATAGTGCCGGCGTCAACCACGGCTGAGCCGGAGTTTCCCATGCCCTTCACCCGCATTTCCCTGCTGGCGGGCCATCCGCCCGCTTATCTTGAGGCCCTGTCCGACAGCCTGCACGCCGCCCTCGTCGAGAGCTTCGAAGTGCCCGCCGCGGACCGCTTCCAGATCTTCCACCAGCACCAGCCCGGAGAGCTCGTCTTCGACCGCGATTATGGGGGCGGTCCCCGGTCGGCGGGCTTTGTGCTCTTCCACATCACCACCGGCCGCGCCCGCAGCCCGGCGGTGAAGCGCGCCTTCTACCGTCACCTCGTCGCCAATCTTGCGGCCTCGCCCGGTGTGCGGCCGGAGGATGTGATGGTGGTCCTGTCCGCCTCGCAATTGGAGGACTGGTCCTTCGCCAATGGCGAGAGCGCCGGTGCGCCGGAAGAGGAGGCCGCCTGATGTCCGGTCCGTCACCAGAAAACATCGCCTGCCCGGCGGAACTCACGATCCATGAGGCCGGCACGAGTGTGACGCTCTCGCCGGAGGGCATCGCCAGCGGCCGCTTCTGGGTGGAGATGCTGCTGTCCAGCCAGGTGGACGACGAGATGACCGCCATGCGCTGCTTTCTCCCGCCCGGCGTCATCACCCATTGGCACAGCCATCCGCGCGGCCAGCTTCTGTTCGTGCTCGACGGGCGCGGGCAGGTGCAGCGGGAGGGCGGGCCGGTGATCGAGGTGCGGGCCGGCGACAGCGTCTGGTTCGCCCCCGGCGAGCGCCACTGGCACGGTGCCACGCCGGACTGCACCTTCAGCTATTTCTGCGCCCAGGCCGTGAGCGGGGGCACCGCCGTCCACTGGGCGGAAGCCCCGGAGGCCGCCCGATGATCGCCATGCAATACAGCATCGCGCTGCCCGCCGATTACGACATGGACATCATCGAGCGGCGGATTCGGGAGAAGGGGCCGCTCCTCGACGGCTTCCCTCACCTCGCCTTCAAGGCCTATCTCTCCGCCCGCCGGGAGGGCGGCGCGGTGCCGAGCCACGAGAACCTCTATGCCCCCTTCTATCTGTGGGCCGCGCCCGAAGGCATGGATGCCTTTCTCACCAGCCCCGGCTTTGCGGGGCTGGCGCGGGATTTCGGCTGGCCGATGGTGCGCTCCTGGATCGTGTGGCAGGCGCAATGTGCCGGCGCCCTGACGGACGCGCGCTTTGCCAGCCGACGCATCGAGGCCATCGCGCCCCATGCCGATCTCGCGGCGCTGAAACGCGCGGCCTGCGGCGCAGGGGAGGCCGCCGTCAGGGAGGGGGCGCTGGCGGCCGTCTGCGCCTTCAATCCGGCGGACTGGTCCCTGGTCCATTTCCGCCTGTGGCCGACGCTGCCCATGACGCAGCAGCAGGACACGCAGCATTACGAGGTGGGGCATGTGTCCCTGCCTGCCCCCGGCCATGAAGCGGCCGGAAGCGGCCATTGACACGCGCGCCGTGCCGGAGGACCACAGGCGGCAAAGGAGCATGCCTATGGACAATCCGGCCCGGCACGTCGTCACCATCGCGGGAGTGAAGGTCCTGTTCGTGATGGCCACGACCTTCGAGTACGGGCCGCACCTGTCCGCGCGCATCATGCCCCTCATCAGCGGCGTCGGGCCGGTGGAGGCGGCTGCCGGCACAGGCATCGCCCTCGCCCGCCTCGCCGCAAAGGACGACCTGCCGGATCTCGTCTTCACCCTCGGCTCGGCCGGCTCGCGCAGCCTCGACCATGCGGGCATCTATCAGGTGGCGAGTGTCGCCTATCGCGACATGGACGCCTCCCCGCTCGGCTTCGAGAAGGGGCGCACGCCCTTCCTCGACCTTCCGGCCGTCCTTCCGGTGGAGCCGCAGATCCCCGGCCTGCCCGCCGCCTCGCTCTCCACCGGCGGCGCCATCATTTCCGGCGCGGCCTATGACGCCATCGACGCAGATATGGTGGACATGGAAACCTATGCGGTGCTGCGGGCGGCGGCGCAGTTCGGCGTGCCCACCATCGGCCTGCGCGGCATCAGCGACGGAAAATCCGAGCTCGCCCGGCTTGAGGATTGGACGGAATACCTGCACATCATCGACGAGAAGCTCGGCGCCGCGCTCGACCATTTCACCGAACAGCTGCGCGCCGGCACCCTGACCCTCCCGAACCGGATTCCCGCGTGACCCCTTCCGCCCGCCTGTCCGCCGCCATCGACATCCTCGCCGATATCATCGCCCGCCGCCGCCCGGCCGGCGATGCCATCAAGGACTGGGGGCTCTCGCACCGCTTCGCCGGCTCCGGCGACCGCGCCGCACTGTCGGGCCTCATCTTCGACGCCCTGCGCCGCCGCGCCTCCTGCGCTCATGTGATGGGCTCGGAAGAGCCGCGCGCCCTGCTGCTCGGGATGCTGGCCACCGTGCGCGGGCTGGATGTGGACGCCATCGCCAAGCTCTGCGACGGCGCCCGCTTCGCCCCTGCCCCGCTCTCCGAGGACGAGCGCACCCGCCTCGCCAGCCCTAGTCTGGAAGGCGCCGCTCCCTGGGTGCGCGGCGACTATCCCCAGTGGCTGGACGGCGAACTGAAGGCCATGTTCGGCGAGGAGCGTGTGGCCGAGGCCGAAGCGCTGGCCGCTCGCGCGCCCGTGGACATGCGCGTCAACACGCTGAAGGCCAAGCCAGAAGAGGCGCTGGCGGAACTCGCCCATCTTCACCCCGAACCCGGCCAGTGGTCGCCCCTGGCCCTGCGCATTCCGCTGGGGGCGGACGGCAAGCAGCCCCCCATCACATCCGAGCCCGCCTTCGTGAAGGGCGGCGTCGAAGTGCAGGACGAAGGCTCGCAGATCGCCGCCATCCTCGCCGCCCCCATGCCCGGCTCTCAGGTTCTGGACCTGTGCGCGGGCGCCGGCGGCAAGACGCTGGAACTGGCCGCCCTCATGGACAACAAGGGCCAGCTCTACGCCCATGACAGCGATGTGCGCCGCCTGAAGCCCATCCACGAGCGCCTCCAGCGGGCCGGCGTGCGCAACGTGCAGATCCGCGCGCCGCGCGGCACGGCGGACGTGCTCTCCGACCTCGAAGGCCACATGGACCTCGTGCTGGTGGACGCCCCCTGCACCGGCACCGGCACCTGGCGGCGCAACCCCGACGCCAAGTGGCGCGTGCGCCCCGGCGCGCTCGCCGAGCGCACCGCCGAGCAGGCGAAGATCCTCGAACAGGCTGTGCGCTATGTGAAGCCAGGCGGGCGGCTCGCTTATGTCACCTGCTCGCTGCTCAACTCCGAGAATGCGGGGCAGATTCGCGCCCTGCTGGAAAAGCACCCGGACTTCTCGGTGGTGCCCTCCACCGAAGCCGTTCTGGCACTCGGCAGCCGGGGCCTCGCCCTGCGCCAGGCCGCGCTGGACCTGCCCGAGGGCCTCATGCTGACGCCCCGCCGCACGGGCACGGACGGCTTCTTCATCAGCGTCCTGAAACGCGCAGCCTGAACGGGCCGCGCTCCGACGGCGTGTGGCCGCGCGTGAATACGTGACCATATTGACACGTGACAAAATGGAAACCTATTCTGAGGGCATGGATGCGGTCTTCGATGCCCTTGCCCATCCCATCCGGCGGGCGCTGCTGGATCGTCTTCGCGAGACGGACGGCCAGACGCTCACCGAGCTGGAGCGCGACCAGCCGCTGACGCGGTTCGGCGTGATGAAGCATCTCGGCGTTCTGGAGCGCGCCCATCTCATCGTCACGCGCAAGGTGGGGCGGGAGAAGCTGCACTATCTCAATCCCGTGCCGCTCCAGCAGGTCGCCGACCGCTGGATCTCCCGTTATGCCGCCCCCTTCGCGCGCACGCTGAGCGACCTGTCCCATGCCGTGGATGAGGGGGCGAAGATCATGTCCGCCAGCGGACCCAAGCACGTGTACGAGCACTTCCTGCGCGCCGCGCCGGAGGCGGTGTGGGCGATCCTGACGGATGACGCGAAGACGCCGCTCTGGCAGCATTTCAACATGACCTCCACCACCGACTGGCGGGTGGGCGGGGCCATCACCTTCTTCGTCGAGGGCCGGCCCATGATCGTGGGCGAGATCCTCGAACTCGCGCCGCCTACGCGGCTCGTGCACAGCTTCAGCGCCCGCTGGTCGCCCGACGTGGCAGGCGATCCGCCCTCCCGCGTCACCTGGGAGCTCAGCGCCATTCCCGGCGGCACGAAGCTCACCCTGACCCATGACAATTTCGGCGGCGACACCGCCACCAGCCGCGCCGTCACCGGCGGCTGGCCGGAATCCCTCTCCCGCCTCAAGACGCTGGTGGAAACGGGCACGCCCTTCCTCTTCCCCGTCGCCCACGCGGGCTGAGCGCGCCGCTGGAGCGGACAGGGGCCTCGCCGCCCGCTGCCCCCGCTCCTCACATCGCAGCGGCGCCGCGGCTCGTGCCCTTCTCCCCCGCGAGCAGGCGGTTCTTGAGCCGCGCGATGCCTTCGCGCTGGAGTTCGCTGGGGGCGGAATGGGCGGAGGCGACCTGCGTGAGCATGGTGATGAGTTCCATGCGCTCATCCACGCTCAGCCGGCTGCGCAGGAGCGGGATCAGGGGATCGGACACCTGCGAGAAGGGAAAGCGCTGCTGGGTATAGCCCCGGGCCTGCTCGAAGGCGGCCGAGATGTTCTCGAACGCCAGCGGATCCTCCATGAATTCAAGGATCTTCGTCTTCTCGCTGGCGGTGACGGGGCTACCGGTACGCACAATCTGGATCATGAGGATGACCGCCGCCAGCCGCGCATCGCGCACCCGCTCCAGCGGCGTGCCCACGATGTTGCGGATGGCTGAGACCGCGCGGCGCTGCACGCCTTTCGTATCGCGGTCCACCTCCTGCAGGCCCTTGACCGTCCGGTGCATGTAGAGGACCCAGAACAAGCCGGCGGCAAGAAGGCCGAGCAGACCCAAGAGAAGTGGCATGGATGCCTCCCTGGCGATGCCGGGGCAGGCTCCATGCGTGGGCAGCACGTGTCAAGCTGAGCCGGACGCGAGCGGCGCGCAGACCTGATGCGATACCGCCCGGCTTTTGTCGCCAGAACTTTCCCGCTAAAGGAAGCGCTCGAACGCCCCCTTGCGCCGGAAAGCCCCTCATGCACGACACCGTCCTCATCATCGATTTCGGCAGCCAGGTCACGCAGCTGATCGCGCGCCGGGTGCGCGAGGAAGGCGTCTATTCGGAAGTCGTGCCCTTCCAGAAGGCCGCCGAGGCCATGGATCGGCTGAAGCCCCGCGCCGTCATCCTCTCCGGCGGCCCGGCTTCCGTGATCGAGGGCGAGAGCCCGCGCGCCCCGCAGGCGGTGTTCGAGGCCGGCATTCCGGTGCTCGGCATCTGCTATGGCGAGCAGGCCATGGCCGACCAGCTCGGCGGCAAGGTGGAAGCCGGGCACCATCGCGAATTCGGCCGCGCCGAGGTGGAAGTGGTGAAGCCCGCCGCCCTGTTCGAGGGCGTGTGGCAGGAAGGCCAGCGCTATCTCGTCTGGATGAGCCATGGCGACCGCGTCACCCAGCTGCCCGCCGGCTTCGAGGTGATCGCCCAGTCCGAGAACGCGCCGTTTGCCGCCATCGCGGACGAGAGCCGCAAGTTCTACGGCGTGCAGTTCCACCCCGAGGTGGTACACACGCCGCAAGGCGCCCAGCTGCTGCGCAATTTCGTGCGCAAGGTGGCCGGCCTCCAGGGCGATTGGACCATGGGCGCCTTCCGCGAGGAATCCATCCGGAAGATCCGCGCCCAGGTGGGCGACAAGCGCGTGCTCTGCGGCCTCTCCGGCGGCGTCGATTCCGCCGTGGCGGCGGTGCTCATCCACGAGGCCATCGGCGACCAGCTGACCTGCGTGTTCGTGGACCACGGCCTGATGCGCCTCGGCGAGGCCGAGCAGGTGGTCTCGCTCTTCCGCAACACCTACAACATCCCGCTGGTGCACGTGGATGCGTCCGAGCTGTTCCTGAAGGAACTGGACGGCGTTTCGGACCCCGAGAAGAAGCGCAAGACCATCGGCAAGCTCTTCATCGACGTGTTCGAGGCCGAGGCCAAGAAGATCGGTGGCGCCGATTTCCTCGCCCAGGGTACGCTCTATCCGGACGTGATCGAGAGCGTCTCCTTCACCGGCGGCCCCTCCGTCACCATCAAGTCGCACCACAATGTGGGCGGTCTTCCTGAGCGTATGAACATGAAGCTCGTCGAGCCGCTGCGCGAGCTGTTCAAGGACGAGGTGCGCGCGCTCGGCCGCGAGCTCGGCCTGCCGGAGAGCTTCGTCGGCCGGCACCCCTTCCCCGGCCCTGGCCTTGCCATCCGCTGCCCCGGCGAGATCACCCCCGAAAAGCTGGAAATCCTGCGCCAGGCGGACGCCATCTATCTGGAAGAGATCCGCGCCGCCGGCCTCTATGACGTGATCTGGCAGGCCTTTGCCGTGCTGCTGCCGGTGCGCACCGTGGGCGTGATGGGCGACGGCCGCACCTACGACCACGTGCTGGCCCTGCGAGCCGTCACCTCCATCGACGGCATGACGGCCGACTTCTACCCCTTCCAGATGGACTTCCTCGGCCGCGCCGCCACCCGCATCATCAACGAGGTGCGCGGCATCAACCGCGTGGTCTACGACGTGACCTCGAAGCCCCCGGGCACGATCGAGTGGGAATGATCGAGGATTTATTTTTCGCGATCCGGGTGCGTGCAAGTCGATCGGTGTCGTGACAGCGTCCATTCAGGGCCGTCAGGAGCTACAGCTTCTGGCGGTCCTTTCTTTTGGTGTCCCCTCATCAGAAGCGAAGGCCGCACTCACGGTGACCCGATGGGCCGATGTGAGCGCAGCCCCATCTCGCCCCTTCATTCCTCGGTGGTCGCCAGCGTTCTGCCGCGTCGGACAGGCGCGCAGGCGTCCACACCGGAGAGGTCGCTTATCTTGGGGAAACGGAGCGGCATACGGGGACGGACGGCGGCGCCCCAAATCGCGCGGGCGATCACCTTCGCGAAGTCGCTATAGGTGTGGAGCGACCGGGCGAGGAGCGTAGTCAGCCGCGCCACGTCGCCGGCTTCCGGGATCATGCCATGCCATCGCTCACATAGCGCTCGGCCATGAGGCGCATTTCGGTGCCGCGCGCCTGCCTCTTTCACTGGCAAGTGCCGACCTGGCCGCGAGCCGGCTGGTGCAGTGGGGCACCGCGGAAGGGCCGGAGACGGCGCTCTGGGCGCTCTCCCCCCTCGCGCCGGCTGCTGAATGCCCGCGTCTCAGCCTTTCTGGCGCATCTGAAGGAGGCCTTTCCCGAAGGCACGCCGGAGGAGCTTGCGACCGATCTCTCGGCGTGAGGCACGGACTGCGTGGTTGCTCATTTGGGTACGCCCGCCGCCGCCATCTCCACTTGCACGGGTTCGGGCAGATCGCACAGCTCCGTATCCGGCCGCGTGCCGGACCACATGGCCATATGGAAGCGCGCCGGGCGGTCGAGGCTGCTGAGGCCGAGGTGCCA
The Azorhizobium caulinodans ORS 571 genome window above contains:
- the guaA gene encoding glutamine-hydrolyzing GMP synthase, whose product is MHDTVLIIDFGSQVTQLIARRVREEGVYSEVVPFQKAAEAMDRLKPRAVILSGGPASVIEGESPRAPQAVFEAGIPVLGICYGEQAMADQLGGKVEAGHHREFGRAEVEVVKPAALFEGVWQEGQRYLVWMSHGDRVTQLPAGFEVIAQSENAPFAAIADESRKFYGVQFHPEVVHTPQGAQLLRNFVRKVAGLQGDWTMGAFREESIRKIRAQVGDKRVLCGLSGGVDSAVAAVLIHEAIGDQLTCVFVDHGLMRLGEAEQVVSLFRNTYNIPLVHVDASELFLKELDGVSDPEKKRKTIGKLFIDVFEAEAKKIGGADFLAQGTLYPDVIESVSFTGGPSVTIKSHHNVGGLPERMNMKLVEPLRELFKDEVRALGRELGLPESFVGRHPFPGPGLAIRCPGEITPEKLEILRQADAIYLEEIRAAGLYDVIWQAFAVLLPVRTVGVMGDGRTYDHVLALRAVTSIDGMTADFYPFQMDFLGRAATRIINEVRGINRVVYDVTSKPPGTIEWE